A genomic region of Eucalyptus grandis isolate ANBG69807.140 chromosome 5, ASM1654582v1, whole genome shotgun sequence contains the following coding sequences:
- the LOC120293244 gene encoding uncharacterized protein LOC120293244, giving the protein MDEKLLANGGGKPKGHYALAKGVEDHQLGMYDKPLPYFGWGIGWFCFLGGFIFPAMWYFATILYFCNYYQRDPRERAGLAASAIAALICTVAVTIALAVILL; this is encoded by the exons ATGGACGAAA AGCTTTTAGCTAATGGAGGAGGCAAGCCAAAAGGCCACTATGCCCTCGCTAAGGGCGTGGAAGATCACCAGTTGGGAATGTATGATAAACCTCTTCCTTATTTTGGCTGGGGAATTGGATGGTTTTG TTTCCTAGGTGGATTTATTTTTCCTGCAATGTGGTACTTTGCAACAATACTGTACTTCTGCAACTATTATCAAAGAGATCCAAGAGAGCGGGCAGGACTCGCTGCTTCGGCAATAGCT GCACTGATATGTACGGTTGCTGTGACAATTGCTCTTGCTGTAATATTGTTGTAG